The proteins below come from a single Gammaproteobacteria bacterium genomic window:
- a CDS encoding TMEM165/GDT1 family protein: MDLKLFSTVFVTVFLAEIADKTQLATMLFASNAQNAKLLVFAAAALALVVATAVAVFAGALLSQSIDEKLMARIAGVIFIVIGLWTLVKA; encoded by the coding sequence ATGGATCTGAAATTGTTTTCAACGGTGTTTGTTACCGTGTTCCTGGCGGAAATTGCGGATAAAACCCAATTGGCAACCATGCTGTTCGCCTCCAATGCCCAGAATGCCAAGTTATTGGTGTTTGCGGCGGCCGCTTTGGCTTTGGTTGTGGCCACAGCTGTGGCTGTGTTTGCCGGTGCTTTGTTGTCTCAAAGTATCGATGAAAAGCTCATGGCGCGTATTGCCGGTGTGATCTTTATCGTTATCGGCTTATGGACTTTGGTTAAAGCCTGA